Proteins from a genomic interval of Corythoichthys intestinalis isolate RoL2023-P3 chromosome 3, ASM3026506v1, whole genome shotgun sequence:
- the bri3bp gene encoding BRI3-binding protein, protein MKATTGVLLVLMLSACVLSAAQAARSRTSSQNSFRRAANGVYQTLSNVFGEENIRGLYKFFSKATERFVNGVDSFLDTVWKIWADLLDVMGIDSSNLSHYFSPASLSGNPARALPLVAGVLAALWVLSVFLGGIFYVLHAVFGRFFWLARVLLLALACLYVLQKFEGDPERAVLPLCVIMALYFMTGPVGVYWRRGSGSLEEKIDHLDTQIRLLNIRLSRVIDGLECVDE, encoded by the exons ATGAAGGCGACTACGGGTGTTTTGCTTGTCCTGATGTTGTCCGCTTGCGTGCTCTCAGCGGCCCAAGCGGCCAGGAGCAGAACTAGCAGCCAGAACAGCTTCCGACGGGCGGCCAACGGAGTCTACCAAACGCTGAGCAACGTGTTCGGGGAGGAAAACATCCGAGGACTCtacaag tttttctcCAAAGCTACAGAACGCTTCGTTAATGGCGTGGACTCCTTCCTCGACACGGTCTGGAAGATTTGGGCTGATCTCCTTGATGTAATGGGCATTGACT CATCCAACCTCAGCCACTACTTCAGCCCGGCGTCCCTGAGCGGCAACCCGGCACGCGCCCTGCCCCTGGTGGCCGGCGTCCTGGCGGCCCTGTGGGTTCTCTCAGTGTTCCTGGGCGGCATCTTCTACGTGCTGCACGCCGTCTTCGGCCGCTTCTTCTGGCTTGCGCGCGTGCTCCTGCTGGCCCTAGCCTGCCTGTACGTGCTGCAGAAGTTCGAAGGCGACCCTGAGCGGGCCGTGCTGCCGCTGTGCGTCATCATGGCGCTGTATTTCATGACCGGCCCGGTGGGCGTGTACTGGCGGCGTGGCTCCGGCTCGCTGGAGGAGAAGATAGACCACCTGGACACTCAGATCCGCCTGCTCAACATCCGGCTGAGTCGGGTGATTGACGGCCTGGAGTGTGTGGACGAGTAG